In Ctenopharyngodon idella isolate HZGC_01 chromosome 2, HZGC01, whole genome shotgun sequence, the following are encoded in one genomic region:
- the per2 gene encoding period circadian protein homolog 2 isoform X2 gives MSEDSDSKPYLFSSLEGQSEAAGCSSMATLHRMGSFAEGAELGLASEGSDSSQDPPASPHNNRKMTRSLHEDVDMKSSGSSGSGTESHGNESHGNDSHGNESHGNESSGSSNSRSKDSALLESSGSNKSSNSHSPSPPSSTNAFSLLSASSEQDNPSTSGCSSEESAKAKTQKELLKTLKELKLHLPPEKRNKGSKSTTLNTLKYALRCVRQVEANEEYYQLLMINDSQPSGLDVSSYTIEEIDSITSEYTLKNTDIFAVAVSLITGKIVYISDQAASILNCKRDVFKNAKFVEFLTPQDVSVFYSFTTPYRLPSWSMCTGAESSPSDCMQEKSFFCRISGGKECEGDLQYYPFRMTPYLMKVQDTEHSEDQFCCLLLAERVHSGYEAPRIPTDKRIFTTTHTPSCVFQDVDERAVPLLGYLPQDLIGTPILLHLHPSDRSSMLGIHRKILQYVGQPFDHSIRFCARNGEYITIDTSWSSFVNPWSRKVSFVIGRHKVRMGPVNEDVFAAPATAEGKCIDSDIQEITEQIHRLLVQPVHNNGSSGYGSLGSNDHLMSVASSSESNGNITRQRQEEEDGSRAKPRSFQEICKGVHMQKNQEQQLKKSPSKFVQKSPVVRPKDSACLATWRESPEEQRAAGQEELAFKDQTVYSYQQISCLDSVIRYLESCNVPITVKRKCQSSSNTTSSDEDKQRGVESSMQVSEATGHLKDQPGLSSLDVSKKPPGSGVVTPSLTPLPLPSKPESVVSITSQCSYSSTIVHVGDKKEIIEDVPSAEGTEGQGLAVPPAALSPHNPEREAYKKLGLTKQVLAAHTQKEEQAFLSRFRELRGVHAFKADCSLYLERQKGQVASEAVPAPRSCKQGGGGAPETTGTRRGRNKKTKSKRIKPNESSDSTPSGRRPTPRPQLQGLNQTSWSPSDTSQSTFPIAYPAVMPAYPLQMYPGAGGMQPRVDAQIPGFGETQCSQDPRIPMQPIQTPYSAPLVTPMVALVLPNYMFPQMGSPPRQPFYPKEGSFPAQPSFQPQPSFTTQATFPPQSTFTIQTQFTSQNPFTPQPPFQPQPFQFASPEEPPKPPEPELREELLRTPTPQSIGGSSPPSPPLFQSRCSSPLQLNLLQLEETQRSAERQESTAPSVVPQGNCSSSVEKAGRAIGQTKTDKVKLQDEGSPVDGQHSDEFSSSSDMLDILPEDSRSGTGSATSGSMGSGSNGCGTSASGGSASRTGSSNTSNNSSNYFGSVDSSQKSRKAKGQGSVALELDKSENLIKYVLQDPPWLLMANVDEDVMMSYQLPSRDIQKVLREDREKLRQMQKSQPRFTEDQKRELAEVHPWMRRGGLPKAIDVKACVSCEEVSETLTEEDPPDLHMGESETNDVTAPPANSCEDSHSKAHGCPGPVT, from the exons ATGTCCGAGGACTCAGATTCCAAACCGTACCTGTTCTCCTCCCTTGAGGGACAGAGCGAGGCAGCCGGCTGCAGTTCAATGGCGACGTTGCATCGGATGGGCAGTTTCGCGGAGGGGGCCGAACTTGGCCTGGCATCCGAAGGAAGTGACAGTAGCCAAGACCCTCCCGCCTCGCCCCATAACAACCGGAAGATGACACGTTCCCTCCATGAGGATGTGGATATGAAGAGTAGCGGGTCCAGTGGGAGTGGAACAGAGTCCCATGGTAACGAGTCCCACGGTAATGATTCCCATGGAAACGAGTCCCATGGCAATGAGTCTTCTGGGAGTTCCAATAGCCGAAGCAAAGACTCTGCACTATTAGAGTCATCGGGGAGTAACAAAAG CTCCAACTCTCACAGTCCCTCACCACCCAGCAGCACAAACGCCTTCAGCCTTCTGAGTGCCAGCTCAGAGCAAGACAACCCGTCTACCAGCGGCTGCAG TAGCGAAGAGTCTGCCAAGGCAAAGACGCAAAAAGAGTTGCTCAAAACTCTGAAGGAGCTGAAGCTTCATTTGCCGCCAGAGAAGCGGAACAAGGGCAGCAAGTCAACAACGCTCAACACTCTGAAATATGCCCTCCGCTGCGTCAGACAGGTGGAGG CAAATGAAGAATACTATCAGCTGCTTATGATTAATGACAGTCAGCCATCAGGGCTTGACGTCTCATCATATACCATAGAGGAGATAGACAGCATCACCTCTGAATACACCCTCAAAAACACT GATATCTTTGCAGTGGCAGTGTCCCTCATCACTGGTAAGATCGTCTACATTTCAGACCAGGCCGCCTCCATCTTGAACTGCAAACGGGATGTGTTCAAGAATGCTAAGTTTGTGGAGTTTCTTACACCGCAGGACGTTAGCGTGTTTTATAGCTTCACCACACCGTACAGACTGCCGTCCTGGAGCATGTGCactggtgcag AGTCGTCACCGTCAGACTGCATGCAGGAGAAATCCTTCTTCTGTCGTATTag TGGTGGTAAAGAGTGTGAAGGAGATCTTCAGTACTATCCCTTCAGAATGACTCCTTATCTGATGAAGGTGCAGGATACAGAGCACTCTGAAGATCAGTTTTGCTGCCTCCTGCTGGCCGAGAGAGTGCACTCCGGCTATGAAG CTCCCAGGATCCCCACGGACAAACGAATCTTcaccacaacacacacacccagCTGTGTGTTTCAGGATGTGGATGAGAG gGCTGTTCCATTACTAGGATATCTACCACAGGATTTGATTGGCACACCTATCCTTCTGCACCTGCATCCCAGTGATCGATCAAGCATGCTCGGCATCCACAGGAAGA TCCTGCAGTATGTTGGCCAGCCGTTTGATCACTCGATCCGCTTCTGTGCTCGTAATGGAGAGTACATCACCATAGACACCAGTTGGTCCAGCTTTGTCAATCCTTGGAGCCGCAAAGTGTCTTTCGTCATCGGCAGACACAAAGTTCGCAT GGGTCCAGTGAATGAAGATGTGTTTGCAGCTCCAGCCACAGCTGAGGGCAAATGCATCGACTCAGACATCCAGGAAATCACTGAGCAAATTCACCGACTCCTGGTGCAG CCGGTGCACAACAACGGCTCTAGTGGCTATGGGAGTCTGGGCAGTAACGATCACCTGATGAGTGTGGCGTCGTCTAGTGAAAGTAACGGTAACATAACACGTCAGCGACAAGAGGAAGAGGATGGCAGTAGAGCCAAGCCG AGGAGCTTTCAGGAGATTTGCAAAGGAGTTCACATGCAGAAAAACCAAGAGCAGCAGTTGAAGAAGAGCCCTTCAA AGTTTGTACAGAAAAGTCCAGTGGTTCGACCCAAAGACTCAGCGTGTCTCGCCACCTGGAGAGAGTCTCCTGAGGAGCAGCGTGCCGCTGGGCAAGAGGAGCTGGCCTTCAAAGATCAGACCGTCTACTCCTATCAGCAGATTAGTTGCCTGGACAGCGTAATCAG ATACTTGGAGAGCTGTAATGTGCCCATAACAGTGAAGAGAAAGTGCCAATCCTCCTCAAACACAACATCCTCAGACGAGGACAAGCAGAGAGGTGTGGAGAGCTCCATGCAAGTGTCTGAAG CAACAGGCCATCTAAAAGACCAACCAGGACTTTCGTCATTAGACGTCTCTAAGAAGCCTCCAGGCTCTGGTGTAGTGACTCCATCTCTGACCCCACTGCCGCTGCCCAGTAAACCTGAAAGCGTTGTGTCCATTACCAGCCAGTGCAGCTACAGCAGCACGATTGTACATGTGGGAGACAAGAAAG AGATCATTGAAGACGTCCCCAGCGCTGAAGGAACTGAAGGTCAGGGTCTCGCTGTCCCTCCGGCCGCACTCTCACCGCACAATCCAGAGCGAGAGGCTTACAAGAAACTGGGCCTGACCAAGCAGGTTCTGGCAGCACATACCCAGAAGGAAGAGCAGGCGTTCCTCAGCCGCTTCAGAGAGCTGCGAggtgtgcatgcttttaaagcCGACTGCTCCCTCTATCTGGAGAGACAGAAAGGACAAGTTGCATCTGAGG CTGTTCCTGCTCCTCGCTCATGTAAGCAAGGTGGTGGCGGTGCACCGGAGACCACTGGAACCCGCCGGGGTCGCAACAAGAAGACCAAGTCCAAGCGGATCAAGCCGAACGAGTCCTCTGACAGCACTCCTTCAGGCCGTAGGCCGACACCCAGACCTCAGTTACAGGGCCTCAACCAGACCTCCTGGTCTCCCTCGGACACATCCCAATCCACCTTCCCCATCGCCTATCCAGCTGTGATGCCTGCGTACCCACTGCAGATGTACCCGGGAGCCGGCGGCATGCAGCCCAGGGTGGATGCTCAGATCCCAGGCTTCGGGGAGACTCAGTGCAGCCAAGATCCACGCATCCCGATGCAGCCCATCCAGACGCCATACTCCGCTCCTCTGGTCACCCCCATGGTGGCGCTTGTACTGCCCAATTACATGTTCCCACAGATGGGCAGCCCTCCGCGGCAGCCATTCTACCCCAAGGAGGGAAGTTTCCCTGCGCAGCCTTCCTTTCAACCTCAGCCTAGTTTCACCACACAGGCAACATTCCCTCCGCAGTCAACCTTTACCATACAGACCCAGTTCACCTCCCAGAACCCCTTTACCCCACAGCCTCCATTTCAGCCACAGCCATTCCAGTTTGCTAGCCCTGAGGAACCCCCAAAACCACCCGAGCCTGAGCTGAGGGAGGAGCTTTTGCGAACCCCCACCCCACAGTCCATAGGAGGAAGCAGCCCACCCTCACCGCCTTTGTTCCAGTCACGCTGCAGCTCGCCTTTGCAGCTCAACCTGCTGCAGTTAGAGGAGACCCAACGCTCTGCTGAGAGGCAGGAGAGCACGGCGCCATCTGTTGTACCGCAGGGCAACTGCAGCAGTAGTGTGGAGAAAGCAGGGCGTGCAATCGGGCAAACCAAAACTGACAAAGTTAAGCTACAG GATGAAGGGTCACCTGTCGATGGTCAACATAGCGATGAGTTCTCATCATCTAGTGATATGCTGGACATTCTCCCAGAGGACTCGCGCTCCGGCACCGGCTCTGCCACCTCAGGCTCCATGGGCTCTGGTTCGAACGGCTGTGGAACGTCTGCCAGTGGCGGATCTGCCAGTAGAACTG GAAGCAGCAACACAAGCAACAACAGCAGTAACTACTTCGGCAGTGTGGATTCCTCCCAGAAGTCCCGTAAGGCCAAGGGGCAAGGCTCTGTTGCGCTGGAGCTGGATAAGAGTGAGAACCTGATCAAGTATGTACTGCAGGACCCACCGTGGCTGCTCATGGCTAACGTAGACGAAGATGTTATGATGTCATACCAGTTACCATCTCG TGACATCCAGAAGGTTCTGAGGGAGGACAGGGAGAAGTTGCGGCAGATGCAGAAAAGTCAGCCGCGCTTTACAGAAGATCAGAAGAGAGAGCTGGCGGAAGTGCATCCCTGGATGAGAAGAGGCGGACTGCCCAAAGCCATCGACGTCAAG
- the per2 gene encoding period circadian protein homolog 2 isoform X3 — MSEDSDSKPYLFSSLEGQSEAAGCSSMATLHRMGSFAEGAELGLASEGSDSSQDPPASPHNNRKMTRSLHEDVDMKSSGSSGSGTESHGNESHGNDSHGNESHGNESSGSSNSRSKDSALLESSGSNKSSNSHSPSPPSSTNAFSLLSASSEQDNPSTSGCSSEESAKAKTQKELLKTLKELKLHLPPEKRNKGSKSTTLNTLKYALRCVRQVEANEEYYQLLMINDSQPSGLDVSSYTIEEIDSITSEYTLKNTDIFAVAVSLITGKIVYISDQAASILNCKRDVFKNAKFVEFLTPQDVSVFYSFTTPYRLPSWSMCTGAESSPSDCMQEKSFFCRISGGKECEGDLQYYPFRMTPYLMKVQDTEHSEDQFCCLLLAERVHSGYEAPRIPTDKRIFTTTHTPSCVFQDVDERAVPLLGYLPQDLIGTPILLHLHPSDRSSMLGIHRKILQYVGQPFDHSIRFCARNGEYITIDTSWSSFVNPWSRKVSFVIGRHKVRMGPVNEDVFAAPATAEGKCIDSDIQEITEQIHRLLVQPVHNNGSSGYGSLGSNDHLMSVASSSESNGNITRQRQEEEDGSRAKPRSFQEICKGVHMQKNQEQQLKKSPSKFVQKSPVVRPKDSACLATWRESPEEQRAAGQEELAFKDQTVYSYQQISCLDSVIRYLESCNVPITVKRKCQSSSNTTSSDEDKQRGVESSMQVSEATGHLKDQPGLSSLDVSKKPPGSGVVTPSLTPLPLPSKPESVVSITSQCSYSSTIVHVGDKKVVSSTRHISPKQEFSTKLHLQKIIEDVPSAEGTEGQGLAVPPAALSPHNPEREAYKKLGLTKQVLAAHTQKEEQAFLSRFRELRGVHAFKADCSLYLERQKGQVASEAVPAPRSCKQGGGGAPETTGTRRGRNKKTKSKRIKPNESSDSTPSGRRPTPRPQLQGLNQTSWSPSDTSQSTFPIAYPAVMPAYPLQMYPGAGGMQPRVDAQIPGFGETQCSQDPRIPMQPIQTPYSAPLVTPMVALVLPNYMFPQMGSPPRQPFYPKEGSFPAQPSFQPQPSFTTQATFPPQSTFTIQTQFTSQNPFTPQPPFQPQPFQFASPEEPPKPPEPELREELLRTPTPQSIGGSSPPSPPLFQSRCSSPLQLNLLQLEETQRSAERQESTAPSVVPQGNCSSSVEKAGRAIGQTKTDKVKLQDEGSPVDGQHSDEFSSSSDMLDILPEDSRSGTGSATSGSMGSGSNGCGTSASGGSASRTGSSNTSNNSSNYFGSVDSSQKSRKAKGQGSVALELDKSENLINDIQKVLREDREKLRQMQKSQPRFTEDQKRELAEVHPWMRRGGLPKAIDVKACVSCEEVSETLTEEDPPDLHMGESETNDVTAPPANSCEDSHSKAHGCPGPVT, encoded by the exons ATGTCCGAGGACTCAGATTCCAAACCGTACCTGTTCTCCTCCCTTGAGGGACAGAGCGAGGCAGCCGGCTGCAGTTCAATGGCGACGTTGCATCGGATGGGCAGTTTCGCGGAGGGGGCCGAACTTGGCCTGGCATCCGAAGGAAGTGACAGTAGCCAAGACCCTCCCGCCTCGCCCCATAACAACCGGAAGATGACACGTTCCCTCCATGAGGATGTGGATATGAAGAGTAGCGGGTCCAGTGGGAGTGGAACAGAGTCCCATGGTAACGAGTCCCACGGTAATGATTCCCATGGAAACGAGTCCCATGGCAATGAGTCTTCTGGGAGTTCCAATAGCCGAAGCAAAGACTCTGCACTATTAGAGTCATCGGGGAGTAACAAAAG CTCCAACTCTCACAGTCCCTCACCACCCAGCAGCACAAACGCCTTCAGCCTTCTGAGTGCCAGCTCAGAGCAAGACAACCCGTCTACCAGCGGCTGCAG TAGCGAAGAGTCTGCCAAGGCAAAGACGCAAAAAGAGTTGCTCAAAACTCTGAAGGAGCTGAAGCTTCATTTGCCGCCAGAGAAGCGGAACAAGGGCAGCAAGTCAACAACGCTCAACACTCTGAAATATGCCCTCCGCTGCGTCAGACAGGTGGAGG CAAATGAAGAATACTATCAGCTGCTTATGATTAATGACAGTCAGCCATCAGGGCTTGACGTCTCATCATATACCATAGAGGAGATAGACAGCATCACCTCTGAATACACCCTCAAAAACACT GATATCTTTGCAGTGGCAGTGTCCCTCATCACTGGTAAGATCGTCTACATTTCAGACCAGGCCGCCTCCATCTTGAACTGCAAACGGGATGTGTTCAAGAATGCTAAGTTTGTGGAGTTTCTTACACCGCAGGACGTTAGCGTGTTTTATAGCTTCACCACACCGTACAGACTGCCGTCCTGGAGCATGTGCactggtgcag AGTCGTCACCGTCAGACTGCATGCAGGAGAAATCCTTCTTCTGTCGTATTag TGGTGGTAAAGAGTGTGAAGGAGATCTTCAGTACTATCCCTTCAGAATGACTCCTTATCTGATGAAGGTGCAGGATACAGAGCACTCTGAAGATCAGTTTTGCTGCCTCCTGCTGGCCGAGAGAGTGCACTCCGGCTATGAAG CTCCCAGGATCCCCACGGACAAACGAATCTTcaccacaacacacacacccagCTGTGTGTTTCAGGATGTGGATGAGAG gGCTGTTCCATTACTAGGATATCTACCACAGGATTTGATTGGCACACCTATCCTTCTGCACCTGCATCCCAGTGATCGATCAAGCATGCTCGGCATCCACAGGAAGA TCCTGCAGTATGTTGGCCAGCCGTTTGATCACTCGATCCGCTTCTGTGCTCGTAATGGAGAGTACATCACCATAGACACCAGTTGGTCCAGCTTTGTCAATCCTTGGAGCCGCAAAGTGTCTTTCGTCATCGGCAGACACAAAGTTCGCAT GGGTCCAGTGAATGAAGATGTGTTTGCAGCTCCAGCCACAGCTGAGGGCAAATGCATCGACTCAGACATCCAGGAAATCACTGAGCAAATTCACCGACTCCTGGTGCAG CCGGTGCACAACAACGGCTCTAGTGGCTATGGGAGTCTGGGCAGTAACGATCACCTGATGAGTGTGGCGTCGTCTAGTGAAAGTAACGGTAACATAACACGTCAGCGACAAGAGGAAGAGGATGGCAGTAGAGCCAAGCCG AGGAGCTTTCAGGAGATTTGCAAAGGAGTTCACATGCAGAAAAACCAAGAGCAGCAGTTGAAGAAGAGCCCTTCAA AGTTTGTACAGAAAAGTCCAGTGGTTCGACCCAAAGACTCAGCGTGTCTCGCCACCTGGAGAGAGTCTCCTGAGGAGCAGCGTGCCGCTGGGCAAGAGGAGCTGGCCTTCAAAGATCAGACCGTCTACTCCTATCAGCAGATTAGTTGCCTGGACAGCGTAATCAG ATACTTGGAGAGCTGTAATGTGCCCATAACAGTGAAGAGAAAGTGCCAATCCTCCTCAAACACAACATCCTCAGACGAGGACAAGCAGAGAGGTGTGGAGAGCTCCATGCAAGTGTCTGAAG CAACAGGCCATCTAAAAGACCAACCAGGACTTTCGTCATTAGACGTCTCTAAGAAGCCTCCAGGCTCTGGTGTAGTGACTCCATCTCTGACCCCACTGCCGCTGCCCAGTAAACCTGAAAGCGTTGTGTCCATTACCAGCCAGTGCAGCTACAGCAGCACGATTGTACATGTGGGAGACAAGAAAG tcGTATCCTCAACAAGACACATCTCTCCAAAGCAAGAATTCTCTACCAAACTTCACTTGCAAA AGATCATTGAAGACGTCCCCAGCGCTGAAGGAACTGAAGGTCAGGGTCTCGCTGTCCCTCCGGCCGCACTCTCACCGCACAATCCAGAGCGAGAGGCTTACAAGAAACTGGGCCTGACCAAGCAGGTTCTGGCAGCACATACCCAGAAGGAAGAGCAGGCGTTCCTCAGCCGCTTCAGAGAGCTGCGAggtgtgcatgcttttaaagcCGACTGCTCCCTCTATCTGGAGAGACAGAAAGGACAAGTTGCATCTGAGG CTGTTCCTGCTCCTCGCTCATGTAAGCAAGGTGGTGGCGGTGCACCGGAGACCACTGGAACCCGCCGGGGTCGCAACAAGAAGACCAAGTCCAAGCGGATCAAGCCGAACGAGTCCTCTGACAGCACTCCTTCAGGCCGTAGGCCGACACCCAGACCTCAGTTACAGGGCCTCAACCAGACCTCCTGGTCTCCCTCGGACACATCCCAATCCACCTTCCCCATCGCCTATCCAGCTGTGATGCCTGCGTACCCACTGCAGATGTACCCGGGAGCCGGCGGCATGCAGCCCAGGGTGGATGCTCAGATCCCAGGCTTCGGGGAGACTCAGTGCAGCCAAGATCCACGCATCCCGATGCAGCCCATCCAGACGCCATACTCCGCTCCTCTGGTCACCCCCATGGTGGCGCTTGTACTGCCCAATTACATGTTCCCACAGATGGGCAGCCCTCCGCGGCAGCCATTCTACCCCAAGGAGGGAAGTTTCCCTGCGCAGCCTTCCTTTCAACCTCAGCCTAGTTTCACCACACAGGCAACATTCCCTCCGCAGTCAACCTTTACCATACAGACCCAGTTCACCTCCCAGAACCCCTTTACCCCACAGCCTCCATTTCAGCCACAGCCATTCCAGTTTGCTAGCCCTGAGGAACCCCCAAAACCACCCGAGCCTGAGCTGAGGGAGGAGCTTTTGCGAACCCCCACCCCACAGTCCATAGGAGGAAGCAGCCCACCCTCACCGCCTTTGTTCCAGTCACGCTGCAGCTCGCCTTTGCAGCTCAACCTGCTGCAGTTAGAGGAGACCCAACGCTCTGCTGAGAGGCAGGAGAGCACGGCGCCATCTGTTGTACCGCAGGGCAACTGCAGCAGTAGTGTGGAGAAAGCAGGGCGTGCAATCGGGCAAACCAAAACTGACAAAGTTAAGCTACAG GATGAAGGGTCACCTGTCGATGGTCAACATAGCGATGAGTTCTCATCATCTAGTGATATGCTGGACATTCTCCCAGAGGACTCGCGCTCCGGCACCGGCTCTGCCACCTCAGGCTCCATGGGCTCTGGTTCGAACGGCTGTGGAACGTCTGCCAGTGGCGGATCTGCCAGTAGAACTG GAAGCAGCAACACAAGCAACAACAGCAGTAACTACTTCGGCAGTGTGGATTCCTCCCAGAAGTCCCGTAAGGCCAAGGGGCAAGGCTCTGTTGCGCTGGAGCTGGATAAGAGTGAGAACCTGATCAA TGACATCCAGAAGGTTCTGAGGGAGGACAGGGAGAAGTTGCGGCAGATGCAGAAAAGTCAGCCGCGCTTTACAGAAGATCAGAAGAGAGAGCTGGCGGAAGTGCATCCCTGGATGAGAAGAGGCGGACTGCCCAAAGCCATCGACGTCAAG